The following proteins come from a genomic window of Candidatus Sulfotelmatobacter sp.:
- a CDS encoding DUF6600 domain-containing protein: protein MRRFCALCFAALTLISLGGCASVGLTPVTPTQPVARQLLKPEYRVFYDALKDYGEWVLIEPAGFVFRPNVVWNQWEPFADGFWAPTDLYGWVWISSEPFGWATYHYGNWFFDQFQGWVWAPGSDWGPGWVRWETTGQFVGWAPLPPPSGYDLNGSTLGASPPSAVHFAPVSALGSTDLSQHVVSAQKLGSAASEVKPIRNLAERDGVTINLGPPIEAVERQTGPLPRVRVEDLVPNDLARRPAPKPAAGTGGASAAPPPTIKPAGEPLAPDDPAEITRRAAVQAADEARRISNSPGIVPGTLSLVRPLYGPKPASGAAKSAPHAAGPKSLPAAADSTH from the coding sequence ATGCGCAGGTTCTGCGCCCTCTGCTTCGCCGCGCTGACGCTGATCTCTCTCGGCGGTTGCGCCTCGGTCGGACTCACACCGGTCACCCCCACGCAGCCGGTGGCGCGCCAGCTCTTGAAGCCCGAGTACCGGGTCTTCTACGACGCGCTGAAGGACTACGGCGAATGGGTGCTGATCGAGCCGGCCGGCTTCGTGTTCCGGCCCAACGTGGTCTGGAATCAATGGGAGCCATTCGCCGACGGCTTCTGGGCTCCGACCGACCTCTACGGCTGGGTGTGGATCTCGTCCGAGCCGTTCGGCTGGGCGACCTATCACTACGGCAACTGGTTCTTCGACCAGTTCCAGGGCTGGGTGTGGGCCCCGGGCAGCGACTGGGGGCCGGGCTGGGTGCGATGGGAGACGACCGGACAGTTCGTGGGCTGGGCGCCGCTGCCTCCTCCTTCCGGCTACGACCTGAACGGCAGCACCCTGGGTGCCTCTCCGCCCAGCGCGGTCCATTTCGCGCCGGTGTCCGCGCTCGGTTCGACCGATCTGTCGCAGCACGTGGTCTCGGCGCAAAAACTGGGATCGGCCGCGAGCGAGGTGAAGCCGATCCGCAATCTCGCCGAACGTGACGGCGTGACCATCAATCTCGGGCCGCCGATCGAAGCCGTCGAGCGACAGACCGGGCCGCTGCCGCGCGTTCGCGTCGAGGACCTGGTGCCGAACGATCTTGCGCGGCGGCCCGCGCCGAAGCCGGCCGCAGGAACGGGCGGCGCTTCCGCTGCGCCCCCGCCCACGATCAAGCCGGCCGGCGAGCCGCTGGCGCCCGACGATCCCGCCGAGATCACGCGGCGCGCCGCGGTGCAGGCCGCCGATGAAGCGCGCAGGATCTCCAACTCGCCGGGAATCGTGCCGGGGACGTTGTCTCTGGTGCGCCCGCTCTACGGACCGAAGCCGGCGTCCGGCGCGGCCAAGTCGGCGCCGCATGCCGCGGGGCCCAAGAGCCTCCCGGCCGCAGCCGACTCGACTCACTGA
- a CDS encoding class I SAM-dependent methyltransferase, which yields MAATPFDHDIRRDERAWQDETGWSFQERAHSRAGTRYVLERQFERLARFLDLADGSAVLDLGCGTGCLLDWLARRLPGRWTGVDLSRSALRRAGERNPALLLCSGDAERLPLRGSSFDAVVCNGAAHHFLDLDAAMREVYRLLKPGARVILFEPVATRVADAVRRGWFRNSRFESPADLAHKHEFTRGLVEETLLRAGFTDFRTRFFDFLAYPLTGMYMPLPWSGWRLPFRVLWAIESGLDRSRRIRPLLDSVSWRLLMTARRPTNP from the coding sequence ATGGCCGCTACACCGTTTGATCACGACATCCGTCGTGACGAGCGCGCCTGGCAGGACGAAACCGGCTGGTCGTTTCAGGAGCGAGCCCACTCTCGCGCGGGCACGCGCTACGTCCTCGAACGGCAGTTCGAACGGCTCGCGCGGTTCCTCGACCTCGCTGACGGCAGCGCGGTGCTCGATCTCGGCTGTGGCACCGGCTGCCTGCTCGACTGGCTGGCGCGTCGACTGCCGGGCCGATGGACCGGGGTCGATCTGTCGCGTTCGGCGCTCCGGCGCGCCGGCGAGCGAAACCCGGCGCTCCTCCTGTGCTCGGGGGATGCGGAGCGCCTGCCGCTGCGTGGTTCGTCGTTCGACGCCGTGGTCTGCAACGGTGCCGCGCATCACTTCCTCGATCTCGACGCCGCGATGCGCGAGGTCTACCGGCTTCTCAAGCCCGGGGCTCGCGTCATTCTGTTCGAGCCGGTCGCGACTCGTGTCGCCGACGCGGTGCGGCGCGGCTGGTTCCGCAACAGCCGGTTCGAGTCTCCGGCCGACCTCGCGCACAAGCACGAGTTCACTCGTGGTCTCGTCGAGGAGACGCTCCTGCGCGCTGGCTTCACCGACTTTCGCACGCGCTTCTTCGACTTCCTCGCCTATCCGCTGACCGGGATGTACATGCCGCTGCCCTGGAGCGGCTGGCGCCTGCCGTTCCGCGTGCTGTGGGCGATCGAATCGGGCCTGGATCGATCCCGGCGGATCCGTCCGCTTCTCGATTCGGTCTCGTGGCGCCTGCTGATGACCGCCCGGCGCCCGACGAATCCCTGA